A segment of the Candidatus Methylomirabilota bacterium genome:
CGAAGAGAGGGGATCGCTACTTCGGGACGACCTGGTAGAGCATGAAGGTGCGGACCGCGGCGGACATGGGATACGGCAGCTCGCCCTTGGCCCCGAACCACTTGTCGTAGAGCTCGAAGTACTTGCCGTTCTCGATGCCGTCCATCAGCGCCGCATTCACCACGCCGCGGAAGTCGGAGTCGCTCTTGCGCATGGCCATGCCGTACGGCTCGTAGGAGTAGAAGTCGCCCACGACCTCCCAGAGGGCCGGATTGGCCGCCTTGGCCTTGAGCCCGGCCAGCTGGATGCCGTCATTGGTATAGGCCTCGACCTGCCCCTGGATGAGCGCCTGGAAGGCCGCGGGCTGGTCGGGGAACTCGCGCAGCTGCGCCTTGGGCGCCTTCTCCCGGATGATCCGCGCATTGGTCGAGCCCTGCTGGGCGGCGATGCGCTTTCCGTCGATGTCCTTGATGCTCCGGATCTTGCTCCCCTTCTTGACGATGAACTGCGCGCCCGTCACGAAGAAGGTCAGGGAGAAGTCCACGCTCTCGCGCCGGGTGCGGGTGTCCGTCATGGTCTCGGCGATCAGGTCGACCGCGCTCGAGGTCAGGAGCGGGATGCGCGTGGGCGGCGCGGATTCCTTGCGCTCGACCTTGATCGGCTTCCCGAGCTTCTTCTCGAGAGCGGGCTTGATCAGCTCCTCGACGAGGTCGATGGAGAAGCCCACCCACTGGTTCTCCTTGTTCACGTACGCGAAGGGCGGCGACCCGGTGCGCGTGCCGATCACGAGCGTGCCGCTCTGGCTGATCTTGTCCAGCGTGCTCGAGGCCTGCGCGAAGGCCGGACTCACGGAGGATGCCAGCAGCGCCGCGGCGGCGAGGAGGGCGAGAAGCTTCTTCATGCACTGTCTCCTTGAGGGGTTAGTGGGACAGGATCTTCGAGAGGAAGTCGCGGGCACGGTCCGATTTGGGGGCCGAGAAGAATTCCTGGGGGGTGGCGGCCTCGACGATCTGGCCTTCATCCATGAAGATCACGCGGTGGGCGACGCGCTTGGCGAAGCCCATCTCGTGCGTCACCACCATCATGGTCATGCCTTCCTTGGCCAGATCGGTCATGACGTCGAGCACCTCGTTGATCATCTCGGGATCGAGGGCCGAGGTCGGCTCGTCGAAGAGCATGATCCTCGGCTGCATGGCCAGGGCGCGGGCGATGGCCACGCGCTGCTGCTGGCCGCCCGAGAGGTTGGCGGGATACTTGTCGGCCTTGTCCGGGATCCGCACGCGCGCGAGGAGGTCGCGGGCGATCTTCTCCGCCTCGGCGGTGGAGAGCCCCTTGACCTTCGACGGCGCGAGCATGATGTTCTCGAGCACCGTCATGTGCGGGAAGAGGTTGAAGGACTGGAACACCATGCCGACCTCGGCCCGGAGCTTGGAGAGGTTGACCCCGTTGCCGGCGATGGGATCGCCGTAGACGAAGATCTCGCCCTGCTGGATGGGCTCGAGCTTGTTGACGCAGCGGATGAGCGTGCTCTTGCCCGAGCCGGAGGGTCCGCAGACCACCACCACCTCGCCCGGCGTCACGTCGAGATTGACGTCCTTGAGCACCTGCAGGGGGCCGAACCACTTGCTGACCTTCGCGTAGCGGATGGCGGGCGGGGCCGCGGTGGCCATGGCTATTCCACCACGATCATCACGTCGCCGGGATTCACGGCCTGGCCGACTTCGACCCGGATCTCCTTGACCGTGCCCGTCACGGATGCCTTGAATTCGTTCTCCATCTTCATGGCCTCCAGGATCACCAGACCGTCACCGGGCCTGACCGACTGGCCGAGGCTGACCTCGACCAAGACCACTCGTCCGGGCATGGGCGCCTTCAGGATCTGCCCCCCCGCCGACGCGCTGCCCCCGCGGGTGCGGATGATATAGCGCGTCTCTTCCTCCACGCGGATGCGGTAGGTCTCCCCGTCGAGATCGACGACGAAGAGTCCGCCATCTTCTTCCGTCACGCCGGCCGTCCAGGACTCGCGACCGAGAAGCAATGACCAGCCGCCCGCGCCCGTCGGCCGGGCGTCCACCTCGATGGCCTCGCCGCCGAGCGTGACGCGGTAGCGGCCGCCGTCCCCGGTGACCTCCACCGGAATGGTGTCGCCATCGGCCTGCGCTTCGAACTTCACCGCGGCCGCCAGCCCGAGGCGCCCGGCCGACCCAGGCGCGCCCACGGGCTCACCGTCGGTCGCGCCGCGGGGGGGATCTCACGGCCCGCGCGCTCATAGGCGGCCAGGGCGGCCGCGACGACCGCGACCTTCCGGTGCCGCCCGGAGACGGGCGCGCCATCCAGGCGCTCCATGAACTGCGTGTCGAGCTTGCCCGCGATGAAGTCCGGATGGCGCAGGATGCGGCGGAGGAGCGGGATGGTCGAGCGGACGCCGACCACCTGGTACTCGCCGAGGGCGCGCTGCATGCGCGCGATGGCCGCCTCCCGATCGGGCGCCCACACGATGAGCTTGGCCATCAAGGTGTCGTAGTAGCGCGGCACCGTGTAGCCGGCGTAGATGCCCGAGTCATTTCTCACCCCCGGCCCCGCGGGCGCGGACAGCCGCGTGATCGGACCCGGCG
Coding sequences within it:
- a CDS encoding transporter substrate-binding domain-containing protein — encoded protein: MKKLLALLAAAALLASSVSPAFAQASSTLDKISQSGTLVIGTRTGSPPFAYVNKENQWVGFSIDLVEELIKPALEKKLGKPIKVERKESAPPTRIPLLTSSAVDLIAETMTDTRTRRESVDFSLTFFVTGAQFIVKKGSKIRSIKDIDGKRIAAQQGSTNARIIREKAPKAQLREFPDQPAAFQALIQGQVEAYTNDGIQLAGLKAKAANPALWEVVGDFYSYEPYGMAMRKSDSDFRGVVNAALMDGIENGKYFELYDKWFGAKGELPYPMSAAVRTFMLYQVVPK
- a CDS encoding amino acid ABC transporter ATP-binding protein yields the protein MATAAPPAIRYAKVSKWFGPLQVLKDVNLDVTPGEVVVVCGPSGSGKSTLIRCVNKLEPIQQGEIFVYGDPIAGNGVNLSKLRAEVGMVFQSFNLFPHMTVLENIMLAPSKVKGLSTAEAEKIARDLLARVRIPDKADKYPANLSGGQQQRVAIARALAMQPRIMLFDEPTSALDPEMINEVLDVMTDLAKEGMTMMVVTHEMGFAKRVAHRVIFMDEGQIVEAATPQEFFSAPKSDRARDFLSKILSH
- a CDS encoding biotin/lipoyl-containing protein codes for the protein MKFEAQADGDTIPVEVTGDGGRYRVTLGGEAIEVDARPTGAGGWSLLLGRESWTAGVTEEDGGLFVVDLDGETYRIRVEEETRYIIRTRGGSASAGGQILKAPMPGRVVLVEVSLGQSVRPGDGLVILEAMKMENEFKASVTGTVKEIRVEVGQAVNPGDVMIVVE